In Nocardia sp. XZ_19_385, the sequence CGCCCCCCAGCACCTGCGGCTCGGAATCCGGTGCCGCCGAACCACTCAGGTAACCGAGTTGGGCGTCGAGCCGCCGCAGCAGCTCGAACTCACAGCGCGCCGCGCGTACGAGATCCACGGCGTTGCAGACGACACGATCACCGAACACGAACAAACGCGGCCTCCTGTGTCTTCGCCGGACACGGACCGCAACACTTTAGCCAGCCCCAGTGACCTCGCGGAACTCCGCCCCTGATCAGAAGCGCGGTTTGCGCCGTTCGGTGCGCTTGGCCGGAGCCCGATCCGGGCGCGGGCCGCGGCTGTACGAACGCTGCGGACCACCGTCGTCCAGCGTCAGCTGGATCAGCTGACCGCTGATCCGGGTGCGGCGCAACGCCTCCAAGGTCTCCGCGGGCATATTGGCGGGCAGCTCCACCAGGCTGTGATCCGGGCGGATGCTGATGTGCCCGAAGTCACTGCGGCGCAGTCCACCCTCGTTGGCGATGGCGCCGACGATGGCGCCGGGCACCACGCGATGCCGCTTGCCGACACTGATCCGGTAGGTCGCCAGCTCGGCGCCGGAGGTACGGGAGAAGCTGGAGCCGGCGCGCTCGTCCTCGAAGCTGCGCGGCGGACGATCAGCGCGCGGCTCCCGATCGCGGCGCGGCCGCTCGACCGGCTCCGGCTCGGGCTCCATCAGGAAGTTCTTGCCGTCGTAGGCGCCGACCGCGAGCGCCGCGGCAATATCGACCAGCGGGGTGTTGTGCTCGCGCTCGTAATCCTCGATGAGGCGGCGGAACAGCGCGACATTGTCCGAGGACAGGTTCTCGGTGATGGCGTCGCCGAACTTGGCCACGCGCTGCGCGTTCACGTCGTCGACGCTGGGCAGCTGCATCTCCGCCAGCGGATGCCGGGTGGCGCGCTCGATCGCCTTGAGCAGATGCCGTTCCCGCGGCGCGACGAACAGCAGCGCCTCACCGCTGCGGCCCGCGCGGCCGGTGCGGCCGATGCGGTGCACGTAGGACTCGGTGTCGTGCGGGATGTCGTAGTTGACCACGTGCGAGATGCGGTCCACGTCCAGGCCGCGCGCGGCCACGTCGGTGGCGACCAGGATGTCGAGCGCGCCGGACTTCAGGTGCCCGATGGTGCGCTCACGCTGGTTCTGCGCGATGTCACCGTTGATGGCGGCGGCGGAGAACCCGCGGGCGCGCAGCCGCTCGGCCAGCTCCTCGGTGCCCTGCTTGGTGCGCACGAAGATGATCATCGCCTCGAACGTCTCGACCTCGAGGATCCGGGTCAGGGCGTCCAGCTTGCGCTGATGCGAGACCTGCACCCAGCGCTGGTTGATATTGACGTTGGTCGTGGTCTTGGTCTTGACCGTGATCTCGACCGGATCGTTCAGGTACTGCTTGGAGATCTTGCGGATCGCCGAGGGCATGGTCGCCGAGAACAGCGCCACCTGCTTGGTGCGCGGGGTGTCGGCGAGGATGCGCTCCACGTCTTCCTGGAAGCCCATCTTGAGCATCTCGTCGGCCTCGTCGAGCACCAGGTACTGCAGCTCGGAGAGGTCGAGCGTGCCCTTCTCCAAGTGGTCGATGACGCGGCCCGGCGTGCCGACCACGACGTGCGCGCCGCGGCGCAGGCCGGCCAGCTGCACGCCGTAGGCCTGGCCACCGTAGATGGGCAGCACGTTCAAGCCGGGGATGTGCGTGGCGTAGCGCCCGAACGCCTCGGCGACCTGGATCGCGAGCTCGCGGGTGGGCGCGAGGACCAGCGCCTTCGGGGACTTGCCGGCGATCTGCAGACCCATCAGGATCGGGATCGCGAAAGCGGCGGTCTTACCGGTGCCGGTCTGCGCGAGACCGACTACATCGGCGCCGGCGAGCAGCGGCGGGATCGTCGCGGCCTGGATGGGCGAGGGCGTCTCATAGCCGACGTCGGCGATGGCCGCCAGCAGGCGGTCATCGATTCCGAGATCGGCGAAGGTCGGGCCGTCACTGATGTTCCTGTCGTTGTCGCCAGGAACATCTTCCAGAACGCTGTCGACCTCATTGGTGCTCATTGACCAGGAGTTTACTAGCTTCGGGTAGATGTCCCGGCCACCGGCCCAATACGGTGTGACCTATGGCTCCGAATGCTTCGCCCGCACATCAGGACCCGGCCATAGCCGACACCCCCGTCGCGGTCGCGGTGATCCAGTTCGCGCCGGGCACCGATCCGGCCGCCAACCTGGCGGCACTGCGTGACCATGTCGAGTCCGCTGCCGGGCGTGGCGCACGGGTGGTCGTGGCGCCCGAGTACTCGATGTTTGCCGTCTCCCGGCTGGACGAGCGGGTGGTCGCGGTCGCCGAGCCGTTGACCGGGAAGTTCGTCACCGGGCTTGGTGCGATCGCCCGCGAATTCGGCGTGCATCTG encodes:
- a CDS encoding DEAD/DEAH box helicase, yielding MSTNEVDSVLEDVPGDNDRNISDGPTFADLGIDDRLLAAIADVGYETPSPIQAATIPPLLAGADVVGLAQTGTGKTAAFAIPILMGLQIAGKSPKALVLAPTRELAIQVAEAFGRYATHIPGLNVLPIYGGQAYGVQLAGLRRGAHVVVGTPGRVIDHLEKGTLDLSELQYLVLDEADEMLKMGFQEDVERILADTPRTKQVALFSATMPSAIRKISKQYLNDPVEITVKTKTTTNVNINQRWVQVSHQRKLDALTRILEVETFEAMIIFVRTKQGTEELAERLRARGFSAAAINGDIAQNQRERTIGHLKSGALDILVATDVAARGLDVDRISHVVNYDIPHDTESYVHRIGRTGRAGRSGEALLFVAPRERHLLKAIERATRHPLAEMQLPSVDDVNAQRVAKFGDAITENLSSDNVALFRRLIEDYEREHNTPLVDIAAALAVGAYDGKNFLMEPEPEPVERPRRDREPRADRPPRSFEDERAGSSFSRTSGAELATYRISVGKRHRVVPGAIVGAIANEGGLRRSDFGHISIRPDHSLVELPANMPAETLEALRRTRISGQLIQLTLDDGGPQRSYSRGPRPDRAPAKRTERRKPRF